From Dreissena polymorpha isolate Duluth1 chromosome 15, UMN_Dpol_1.0, whole genome shotgun sequence, a single genomic window includes:
- the LOC127860891 gene encoding LOW QUALITY PROTEIN: mucin-2-like (The sequence of the model RefSeq protein was modified relative to this genomic sequence to represent the inferred CDS: deleted 2 bases in 1 codon), with product MNTTSNKTTNTQNTNTTTPNKISTISNTTTNTPNTNTTTPSTTTTTPNTTTTTPNTTTTPATTTISPTATITYTNTSTTTPNTTTTSPTTTTTTPNTTTTTPNTTTTTPAATTTTPNTTTTTPNTNTNTPTTTTTTPATTTSTPTANITSPDTTNTTPNTTTTTPTTTTTTPNTTTLLPTTTTTPNPTTTTPNTTTTTPNTTTTTPKTTITVPATTTTTPTTATTTPATSPNTTITTSTTTTTTSNTTTTTPKTTTTTPATTTTTPNTTTTTSNTTTTTPNTRTTTPATTTTTPTTTPNKIITPIINSTPNTSTTTPTTTTTSANTNTTTPITNTTTFNTNKNTLITTNPTPNTINTSSNKTTNTKNTNTTTPNTITTISNTITNTQNINTTTPNTITTISNTATNTPNTNATTPNITTTSPTATITTPNTTTTTPNTTTTTPNTTTTTPATTTTTPNTTTTTPNTNTNTPTTATTTPGTTIPNSHRNYYYSKHNITISNTTTNTPNTNATTSNITTTSPIATITTPNTTTTTSATTIATPTATITTPNTIITTPNTTTTTPNATTTTPNTTTTTPNTTTTTHTTTTTTPNTTSATPNTTTTTLATTTTTPNTTTTTSNTTTTTSNTTTNASATTTSTPNTTTTTPNTITTNTPLTTNTTPNTINTTSNTTTNTQNTNTTTPNTITTISNTTTNTPNTNTTSPNTTTTTPNTTTTTPKTTTTPATTTTSPTATITYPNTTTTTANTTTTTPTTTTTTSNKTTPSPNSTTTTPAATTTTPNTTTNIPNTNTKTPTTTTTTPATTTTTPTANITTPITTTTTPNTTTTTPTTTPLLQTQPHSSQHNHHYSRYNNHYSQHNYHYSQHNHSCSRHTQHCSHHSRHYSATTTTTLTASITTPYTTITTPNTPPLLPTQPQLLPTQPPLLPPQPPLLPTQPALLPTQPPLHPLQHPLLPTQPPLLPTQPPLLPTQEPLLPLQQPLLPPLLPTQSSRLPPTPNINTTNLNTTITSTNTNSTSLNTTTTTPSTSSTTPNPTTTTPNTTTITPTMITNTNISFTVIITTTTCNTIIIHNTTTSPVSTTETTITNSANNTTNITNTTALNITMATMVLPITATNRHSSAISTPITPTASGNGTIWTSVKLHK from the exons ATGAACACTACTTCAAACAAAACCACcaatacacaaaacacaaacactaCTACTCCCAACAAAATCTCCACTATTTCAAACACAACCACTAATACACCCAACACAAACACCACTACTCCCAGCACAACCACCACTACTCCCAACACAACCACCACTACTCCCAATACAACCACCACTCCCGCCACAACTACCATTTCTCCCACCGCAACTATCACTTATACCAACACAAGCACCACTACTCCCAACACAACCACCACTTCtcccaccacaaccaccactactCCAAACACAACCACCACTACTCCCAACACAACAACCACTACTCCCGCTGCAACAACCACTACTCCCAATACAACCACCACTACTCCCAACACAAACACCAATACtcccaccacaaccaccactactCCCGCCACAACTACCAGTACTCCCACCGCAAATATCACTTCTCCCGACACAACTAACACTACGCCCAACACAACCACCACTACtcccaccacaaccaccactactCCAAACACAACCACACTACTCCCAACC ACCACCACTACTCCCAACCCAACCACCACTACTCCCAACACAACCACCACTACTCCCAACACAACTACCACTACTCCCAAAACAACCATTACTGTTCCCGCCACAACCACCACTACTCCCACCACAGCCACCACTAC ACCAGCCACTTCTCCCAACACAACCATCACTACttccaccacaaccaccactactTCCAACACAACCACCACTACTCCCAAAACAACCACCACTACTCCCGCTACAACAACCACTACTCCCAACACAACCACCACTACTTCCAACACAACCACCACTACTCCCAACACAAGAACCACTACTCCCGCTACAACAACCACTACTCCCACCACTACTCCCAACAAAATCATTAC TCCCATTATCAATTCTACTCCAAACACAAGTACCACTACTCCCACCACAACTACCACTTCTGCAAATACAAACACCACTACTCCTATCACAAACACCACTACTttcaacacaaataaaaatactcTCATCACTACAAACCCTACTCCCAACACAATCAACACTTCTTCAAATAAAACCACCaatacaaaaaacacaaacaccACTACTCCCAACACAATCACCACTATTTCAAACACAATCACCaatacacaaaacataaacacCACTACTCCAAACACAATCACCACTATTTCAAACACAGCCACCAATACACCCAACACAAACGCCACTACTCCCAACATAACCACCACTTCTCCCACCGCAACTATCACTACTCCCAACACAACCACCACTACTCCAAACACAACCACCACTACTCCCAACACAACAACCACTACTCCCGCTACAACAACCACTACTCCCAACACAACCACCACTACTCCCAACACAAACACCAATACTCCCACCACAGCTACCACTACTCCCGGCACAACTATCCCTAACTCCCACCGCAACTATTACTACTCCAAACACAACATCACTATTTCAAACACAACCACCAATACACCCAACACAAACGCCACTACTTCAAACATAACCACCACTTCTCCCATCGCAACTATCACTACTCCCAACACAACCACCACTACTTCCGCCACAACTATCGCTACTCCCACCGCAACTATCACTACTCCCAACACAATCATTACTACTCCCAACACAACCACCACTACTCCCAACGCAACCACCACTACTCCCAACACAACCACCACTACTCCCAACACAACCACCACTACTCacaccacaaccaccactactCCAAACACAACAAGCGCTACTCCCAACACAACCACCACTACTCTCGCTACAACAACCACTACTCCCAACACAACCACTACAACTTCCAACACAACCACCACTACTTCTAACACAACAACCAATGCTTCCGCTACAACAACCTCTACTCCCAACACAACCACCACTACTCCCAACACAATCACGAC TAATACTCCCCTCACCACAAACACGACCCCCAACACAATCAACACTACTTCAAACACAACCACcaatacacaaaacacaaacactaCAACTCCCAACACAATCACCACTATTTCAAACACAACCACCAATACACCCAACACAAACACCACTTCTCCCAACACAACCACCACTACTCCCAACACAACCACCACTACTCCCAAAACAACCACTACTCCCGCCACAACTACCACTTCTCCTACCGCAACTATCACTTATCCCAACACAACCACCACTACTGCCAACACAACCACCACTACTCCCACCACAACTACCACTACTTCAAACAAAACCACCCCTTCTCCCAACTCAACAACCACTACTCCCGCTGCAACAACCACTACTCCCAACACAACCACCAATATTCCCAACACAAACACCAAAACtcccaccacaaccaccactactCCCGCCACAACTACCACTACTCCCACCGCAAATATCACTACTCccattacaactactactacgccCAACACAACCACCACTACTCCCACCACAACACCACTACTCCAAACACAACCACACTCCTCCCAACACAACCACCACTATTCCCGCTACAACAACCACTACTCCCAACACAACTACCACTACTCCCAACACAATCATTCCTGTTCCCGCCACACCCAGCACTGCTCCCACCACAGCCGCCACTACTCagctacaactaccactactctCACCGCATCTATCACTACTCCTTACACAACCATTACTACTCCCAATACACCACCACTACTCCCAACACAACCACAACTACTCCCAACACAACCACCACTACtcccaccacaaccaccactactTCCAACACAACCAGCACTACTCCCGACACAACCACCACTACACCCGCTACAACATCCACTACTCCCAACACAACCACCACTACTTCCAACACAACCACCACTACTCCCAACACAAGAACCACTACTCCCGCTACAACAACCACTACTCCCACCACTACTTCCAACACAATCATCACGTCTCCCACCAACTCCAAACATAAACACCACTAATCTAAACACAACAATAACTTCTACCAACACAAACTCCACTTCTCTCAACACAACTACCACTACTCCCTCCACATCTTCGACTACTCCCAACCCAACTACCACTACTCCAAACACAACTACCATTACTCCCACCATGATCACTAATACCAATATCTCATTTACtgtcatcatcaccaccactacttgcaataccataattattcacAATACCACTACTTCTCCCGTCTCCACCACTGAAACAACCATCACCAACAGTGCCAACAACACCACCAATATCACCAACACAACTGCCCTCAACATAACCATGGCGACCATGGTTCTTCCTATCACTGCGACCAACAGACACTCATCGGCCATCTCCACACCGATCACACCGACGGCATCCGGTAATGGAACCATTTGGACTTCTGTTAAGTTACATAAATGA